From the Leptospira montravelensis genome, one window contains:
- a CDS encoding AZOBR_p60025 family cell surface glycopolymer formation protein, with translation MQNGRVKQRQLWFLLVFFLLGVGALIYYKTAPYEHSLSALIGIWEGFYEINPNLVDSQFVIYKSGGYDGQFFYFLAKDMFVGGDWDLIVDSYHFRFHRMGLSLFVGLFSSIFGFSHYPIFTLLFLFVVFSISVFSLFSLLPDSKKWLVIFYLFSPFSLNANLLLVADSLFVSFGIIAFYFFTNKKDLLAVFFFLLMVITRELGILFLIPIVFKALIEKKWEKMVLYSLPGIVFVCLVGYGLIHPPNHLGTNPLGFRDMTDFPLFGFFKSFMENGSFQFKLKEFPKVLFFISFLALSIASIQSFKDSFSKNINILVPIFGSLFVILIAEEGYWRSFDNLSRMFTLIMPFSLLLEDAFKKPFIRLFLGISFTLFLFLIIRILWITPNKEYFLSL, from the coding sequence TTGCAAAATGGAAGAGTGAAGCAGCGCCAACTTTGGTTTCTATTGGTTTTTTTCCTTTTGGGAGTAGGGGCACTAATCTACTATAAAACAGCACCCTATGAACATTCCCTTTCTGCCCTCATTGGGATTTGGGAAGGTTTCTATGAAATCAATCCAAACCTCGTCGATTCCCAGTTTGTGATTTATAAATCGGGAGGTTATGACGGACAATTTTTCTATTTCCTCGCAAAAGATATGTTTGTTGGTGGGGACTGGGATCTTATTGTCGATTCCTATCATTTCCGTTTTCATAGAATGGGACTTTCTTTATTCGTTGGTCTATTTTCTTCCATTTTTGGATTCTCTCATTATCCCATTTTCACTCTTCTTTTTTTGTTCGTAGTATTTTCTATTTCCGTATTCTCCTTGTTTTCATTACTTCCGGATTCAAAAAAATGGTTGGTTATCTTTTATCTATTTTCACCTTTCTCTTTAAATGCAAATCTACTCCTTGTTGCAGATTCACTTTTTGTTAGTTTTGGAATCATAGCTTTCTACTTTTTCACAAACAAAAAAGACCTACTTGCTGTTTTCTTTTTCCTACTTATGGTAATCACAAGAGAGTTAGGGATTTTGTTTCTTATACCCATTGTTTTCAAAGCGTTAATAGAAAAAAAATGGGAAAAGATGGTTCTTTATTCCCTACCAGGCATCGTATTTGTTTGTTTGGTGGGATATGGATTAATCCATCCGCCAAACCACCTAGGAACAAATCCTCTCGGATTTCGAGATATGACAGACTTTCCTTTATTTGGTTTTTTTAAAAGTTTTATGGAAAATGGATCTTTCCAATTCAAACTTAAAGAATTCCCAAAGGTTCTTTTTTTCATTTCCTTTTTAGCCTTATCCATTGCCAGCATCCAATCATTCAAAGATTCTTTTTCTAAAAATATAAATATACTCGTCCCCATTTTTGGAAGCCTCTTTGTCATACTCATTGCAGAAGAAGGGTATTGGCGATCGTTTGATAATCTAAGCAGAATGTTTACATTAATTATGCCATTTTCATTACTTTTAGAAGATGCATTTAAAAAACCGTTTATACGTTTATTTCTCGGAATTTCCTTTACCTTGTTTTTATTTTTAATCATTCGAATTTTATGGATCACCCCCAACAAGGAGTACTTTTTATCCCTATGA
- a CDS encoding 1,4-dihydroxy-6-naphthoate synthase has protein sequence MISLAYSPCPNDTFLFYHLIRNTSYPVKEELYDVENLNEFAFQGKFPVTKLSFAAYFHIIDKYILLETGSALGRGCGPILIRKKNSKTDLSNYKKLYIPGKLTTANLLLSLYTNGKQNPTPLRYDEIIPKVMTEDDSLGVIIHEERFTYEARGMEKVVDLGEWWEKSTGYPIPLGAIAIRRDIPREEALRFQSNLRQSLSDAYKEPKEMMDYIRTNSQNKEDAVIKSHINLYVNEFTKTLGEEGHSAVEYLLQRAIEAGFIKKPTSSLPLFLGES, from the coding sequence ATGATATCTCTAGCTTATTCTCCATGTCCCAATGACACTTTCCTTTTCTACCACCTGATTCGTAATACAAGTTACCCAGTAAAAGAAGAATTATACGATGTAGAAAATTTAAACGAATTTGCTTTCCAAGGAAAATTTCCCGTCACCAAACTTTCCTTTGCTGCTTATTTTCATATTATTGATAAATACATTTTACTTGAAACCGGATCAGCACTAGGAAGAGGATGCGGCCCGATACTCATCCGAAAGAAAAATTCCAAAACAGATCTTTCTAATTATAAAAAACTCTACATCCCAGGGAAATTAACCACAGCAAACCTTCTATTATCCTTATATACCAATGGAAAACAGAACCCAACCCCATTACGTTATGATGAGATCATTCCCAAAGTAATGACCGAGGATGATAGCCTTGGGGTGATCATTCACGAGGAACGTTTTACTTACGAAGCAAGAGGTATGGAAAAGGTGGTGGATCTTGGGGAATGGTGGGAAAAATCAACAGGATATCCCATCCCTCTGGGTGCCATAGCCATTCGACGAGACATTCCAAGAGAAGAGGCACTCAGGTTCCAATCCAACTTGAGACAAAGCCTAAGTGATGCCTACAAAGAACCCAAAGAAATGATGGATTACATTCGAACTAATTCACAAAACAAAGAAGATGCGGTAATCAAATCTCATATCAATTTATATGTTAATGAATTCACAAAAACTTTAGGAGAAGAAGGCCACAGTGCAGTGGAGTATCTATTACAAAGAGCAATTGAGGCAGGTTTTATTAAAAAACCCACCTCATCGTTGCCATTATTTTTAGGAGAAAGTTAG
- a CDS encoding discoidin domain-containing protein — MKDHLIRTSHPYSLPIKSVSTTGTFEVKNDEFLSFFEEKEQSSLSSIIFQFDDVVYFNGIELLPGKDGLDFFPDSFRFELSHDGKNWEPILQESSFRKSFKTSAKWLFSLTSARYVKFVSKISRKASNGKNRISFGQLKILITGVQSVQASSELDRLYVKENLFDTRPDYGWSSKKKEEPEEEYLILDMGSVNRIEEMRMLTKNDPITNFPERFVAYYSEDDITWHQLHEENFFLSEPGTWYKWRFSAVNLRFLKLVFIQEKQQNKKDYVTEVIELELYSSPDKKDYGGPTREPLPYASVLRSGIIRLAVDGEVKEGVVVQANDRRLRDATTEYRGIVELASDGEEKPGVAVQGNDKRLKIATELTHGLVRLSRSGEARPGLVVQSDDERLRNASTDHPGIVELALDGETRPGVAVQGNDSRLRVATKKSIGLVQLADSGEVAVDKVVTGDDPRLRDATNTSKGIVQLAPNGGEESDTVVQGNDKRLKHASTELHGIVQLAHSGETKPGTVVQGDDKRLAKAGFQEAGIVLLANHGEAVPGKVVLSDDPRLSDKRDPKPHTHPYAEKEHDFNSHTGLLKITGEAEASSKGFVPPQTNDTIIYGKNTKVGTGVVGVSSGTGVTGFGDFVGVYGISKGKSAKQSAGILGAGTTAPGGRFLSQSDFALVVDGKGIPEMELPGSGKAIYANGESLFEGNLRITKEGGEECIARYFRLDGKDVVTAGDLLVATEEPGVLGRSKHPYSTNVIGVCVSNAYVVFGKQEKAVEYVLVALLGITKIHVDASQVPIYPGDLLVSGLASGHAVKADPSKLKPGMLVAKAIEACKRDKGNILCMLTFS, encoded by the coding sequence ATGAAAGATCATTTAATACGCACAAGCCACCCCTACTCTCTACCAATCAAATCTGTTTCCACAACGGGAACTTTCGAAGTTAAAAATGACGAATTTTTATCCTTTTTTGAGGAAAAGGAGCAGTCCTCACTTTCCTCGATCATCTTCCAGTTTGATGATGTGGTTTATTTCAATGGGATTGAATTATTACCCGGAAAGGATGGATTGGATTTTTTTCCTGACTCTTTCCGGTTTGAATTATCCCATGATGGAAAAAACTGGGAACCTATTTTACAAGAATCATCATTTAGAAAATCTTTTAAAACTTCTGCCAAATGGCTTTTTTCCCTTACTAGCGCTCGTTATGTGAAATTTGTTTCTAAGATTTCAAGAAAGGCAAGTAACGGAAAAAATCGGATTAGTTTTGGTCAATTAAAGATTCTAATCACTGGAGTGCAATCTGTCCAAGCAAGTTCGGAACTGGACAGACTCTATGTGAAAGAGAATCTATTTGATACAAGACCTGATTATGGTTGGTCCTCTAAAAAGAAAGAAGAACCCGAAGAAGAATATTTAATTTTGGATATGGGTTCAGTGAATCGTATTGAAGAGATGCGGATGCTAACCAAAAATGATCCGATTACAAATTTTCCTGAACGGTTTGTTGCTTATTATAGCGAAGATGATATTACATGGCACCAACTCCATGAAGAGAACTTCTTTTTATCTGAACCAGGAACTTGGTATAAGTGGAGGTTCTCTGCTGTCAACTTACGATTTCTTAAATTAGTTTTTATCCAAGAAAAACAACAAAATAAAAAAGATTACGTAACGGAAGTCATCGAACTTGAGTTATACTCTAGTCCTGATAAAAAAGACTACGGTGGACCAACAAGAGAGCCTCTTCCCTATGCTTCTGTCCTTAGGTCAGGAATCATCCGCCTTGCTGTGGATGGAGAAGTAAAAGAGGGTGTTGTGGTTCAGGCCAATGACAGACGCCTTAGGGATGCTACTACGGAATATCGTGGAATTGTGGAATTGGCATCTGACGGGGAAGAAAAACCTGGGGTTGCGGTCCAAGGAAATGATAAACGCCTAAAAATCGCCACTGAACTCACTCATGGCTTAGTTCGATTATCCAGAAGTGGAGAAGCAAGGCCTGGACTTGTCGTACAATCTGATGATGAACGTTTGCGTAATGCTTCGACAGATCATCCCGGAATCGTGGAACTTGCGTTAGATGGCGAGACTCGTCCCGGTGTGGCGGTCCAAGGAAATGATTCTCGTCTTCGAGTCGCTACAAAAAAATCTATCGGATTGGTTCAACTTGCTGATTCAGGAGAAGTTGCCGTTGATAAGGTGGTTACCGGTGATGATCCTAGGCTCAGAGACGCAACAAACACTTCGAAAGGTATTGTACAATTAGCACCAAATGGTGGTGAAGAATCAGATACAGTAGTACAAGGAAACGACAAACGTCTCAAACATGCTAGCACAGAATTACATGGAATTGTGCAACTAGCCCATTCAGGGGAAACAAAACCAGGAACAGTTGTTCAGGGAGATGACAAACGTTTGGCGAAAGCAGGCTTCCAAGAAGCGGGAATTGTGTTACTGGCAAATCATGGAGAAGCTGTTCCCGGTAAGGTGGTTCTTTCGGATGACCCAAGGTTATCCGATAAGAGGGATCCAAAACCACATACACATCCTTATGCAGAAAAAGAACATGATTTTAACTCACATACAGGTCTTTTGAAAATCACAGGAGAAGCAGAAGCAAGTTCTAAAGGGTTTGTACCGCCACAAACAAATGACACAATCATTTACGGCAAAAATACAAAAGTAGGAACCGGTGTTGTGGGTGTATCCTCTGGAACCGGTGTCACAGGGTTTGGGGATTTCGTGGGAGTGTATGGAATTTCCAAAGGAAAGTCAGCCAAACAATCGGCAGGAATTTTGGGTGCCGGTACAACGGCACCAGGTGGTAGGTTTCTCTCTCAATCAGATTTTGCTTTAGTTGTAGATGGGAAAGGTATTCCTGAGATGGAACTTCCTGGTTCGGGTAAAGCTATTTATGCAAATGGAGAGTCTTTATTTGAAGGGAATCTTCGTATAACAAAAGAAGGTGGCGAGGAATGTATTGCTCGTTATTTTAGATTGGATGGAAAAGATGTTGTGACTGCGGGAGACCTTCTGGTTGCCACAGAAGAACCTGGCGTTTTGGGAAGATCAAAACACCCCTACTCTACTAATGTAATCGGTGTCTGTGTTTCCAATGCCTATGTGGTATTTGGAAAACAAGAAAAGGCAGTAGAATATGTTCTTGTGGCACTTCTTGGGATTACCAAAATTCACGTGGATGCATCGCAAGTTCCCATTTATCCGGGAGACCTTTTAGTTTCAGGACTTGCTTCTGGTCATGCCGTGAAAGCAGATCCTTCGAAATTAAAACCTGGGATGCTTGTGGCTAAGGCAATTGAAGCTTGTAAACGCGACAAAGGAAACATCCTTTGTATGCTAACTTTCTCCTAA
- a CDS encoding helix-turn-helix domain-containing protein yields MTDIIDSGVWAELSHAAKTLYPVLLKFSDYNFKPVWPNTETLMRLTGFKTKKSIVSAKKELTKAGLLFQIPGNGRTSTRYHFSFHYEGSKITPLGDTNIHSRGPEIGLPERSKWDDKGGANGTPNHINITISNTNNAPSPGELGKEKEEKKAFETLVELFGPEIALEAYKKAVSLHMETNASYVQSLCRELISTQRQEVIKTEQKHPVEETLSHPASWTGFLAWAGKELTQSSWSQLERVQVQIDGNVIVVTSPLQGHLRQIVNMYFTERVKPAVLVVFSEKEEGSRLSEIR; encoded by the coding sequence ATGACCGACATCATAGATTCAGGTGTTTGGGCAGAGCTATCCCATGCAGCCAAAACACTTTACCCGGTTCTATTAAAATTCAGTGACTACAATTTCAAACCGGTTTGGCCCAATACGGAAACCTTGATGAGACTCACAGGCTTCAAAACCAAAAAATCCATTGTATCCGCAAAAAAGGAACTCACAAAAGCAGGGTTACTCTTCCAAATACCTGGGAACGGACGAACCTCTACCAGATACCACTTTTCCTTTCACTATGAGGGTTCCAAAATTACCCCCCTGGGGGATACAAACATACACTCCAGAGGGCCCGAAATCGGCCTGCCTGAGAGGTCGAAATGGGACGATAAGGGGGGTGCAAACGGAACCCCAAACCATATTAATATAACTATATCTAATACAAACAATGCACCCTCGCCTGGCGAATTAGGTAAGGAAAAAGAAGAGAAAAAAGCATTTGAAACTTTAGTGGAGCTTTTTGGCCCCGAAATCGCCCTTGAAGCTTATAAAAAAGCGGTGTCTTTACATATGGAAACGAATGCCTCTTATGTTCAATCTCTTTGTCGGGAACTCATTTCTACACAAAGACAAGAAGTGATTAAAACTGAGCAGAAACATCCAGTGGAAGAAACCCTATCTCATCCAGCCTCTTGGACTGGTTTTTTGGCTTGGGCAGGAAAGGAACTCACTCAATCTTCTTGGAGTCAGCTTGAAAGAGTGCAGGTTCAAATTGATGGAAATGTGATCGTAGTTACCTCTCCTTTGCAAGGGCATCTTCGGCAAATTGTGAATATGTATTTCACGGAACGAGTAAAACCAGCAGTACTCGTTGTTTTCTCAGAGAAAGAAGAAGGATCGAGACTCAGTGAAATTCGATAG
- a CDS encoding ParB/RepB/Spo0J family partition protein, whose protein sequence is MSLKSKRLGTLADIYQAENLDGTIRTIRMDRIQPSEYQPRQERKKGIEELAQTLKVDGLLQPIIVSKGEREGNYKIIAGERRYHAAKSLGWAEIECKILNRPDKEIYKLAVIENLQRENLSPYEEVDALLFLKNSHNYTDQELGDLFGKSRSYMTEVLSITSMSKEELEKCKKNEIYNKNLLVQAAQAAKKGSLDDFLALFHKGALKTVKDAKDFNKQVKSGETNLAKNSAYSGYKIRRTGTGIQILSEDEILLGDIYKFIRKELAKKYGDSA, encoded by the coding sequence ATGAGCTTAAAAAGTAAACGCCTCGGCACTCTGGCTGACATTTATCAGGCAGAAAATTTAGATGGAACCATCCGAACAATTCGGATGGATAGAATCCAACCCTCAGAATACCAACCAAGACAAGAAAGAAAAAAGGGAATTGAGGAACTGGCACAGACACTAAAGGTCGATGGACTTTTACAACCCATCATAGTGTCCAAAGGGGAAAGAGAAGGGAATTACAAAATTATTGCAGGCGAAAGGCGTTACCATGCTGCTAAGTCGCTAGGTTGGGCCGAAATCGAATGCAAAATCCTTAACCGCCCTGATAAAGAAATTTATAAATTAGCAGTCATCGAAAATCTTCAAAGAGAAAACTTATCCCCTTATGAAGAGGTGGACGCTCTCTTATTTCTAAAAAATTCCCATAACTACACAGACCAAGAACTTGGAGACCTATTCGGGAAAAGTCGCAGTTATATGACGGAAGTCCTTTCGATAACTTCCATGTCCAAAGAAGAACTCGAGAAATGCAAAAAGAACGAAATCTATAATAAGAACCTTTTGGTACAAGCAGCCCAGGCGGCAAAAAAAGGAAGCCTTGATGACTTCCTGGCTCTATTTCATAAAGGAGCTCTCAAAACTGTCAAAGACGCCAAAGATTTCAATAAACAGGTCAAATCCGGGGAGACAAATTTAGCAAAAAACTCTGCCTACTCCGGCTACAAAATCCGGAGGACTGGGACGGGCATTCAGATCCTATCAGAAGATGAAATCTTACTTGGTGATATATATAAATTCATCCGAAAAGAACTGGCAAAAAAATACGGGGACTCGGCATAA
- a CDS encoding ParA family protein, translated as MITIAVANQKGGEGKTTTSLNLAMGLARRNLKTLLIDMDPQANSTGIFLNPETVEKDLAHLFQNSANLKEIITPAYNEHLWVAPSSMRLAEMETVSVNSVEAPYILRDSLSAIKEFDFVIIDCPPSLSIFTVNSLVAANYVLIPLQAEKFSMDGIMGLQQTISSIKKRINPDLEILGALITQLKPQTLLTKTILPVLTKYFRIFEHTISDGVAIGESHLAKKSVFDYNKTSRQSQEYEGFIEEVLNELKK; from the coding sequence ATGATCACCATTGCAGTTGCAAACCAAAAAGGCGGAGAAGGAAAAACAACGACTTCTTTGAATCTTGCTATGGGGTTGGCCCGTCGCAATCTTAAAACCCTACTCATCGATATGGATCCGCAGGCCAATTCCACCGGAATTTTTTTAAACCCAGAGACGGTCGAAAAAGATTTGGCACACCTGTTCCAAAATTCCGCAAACCTTAAAGAGATCATTACCCCAGCATATAACGAGCATTTGTGGGTCGCACCGTCTAGCATGCGCTTGGCGGAGATGGAAACAGTATCCGTGAACTCAGTAGAGGCTCCGTATATTTTAAGAGATTCACTTTCAGCCATTAAAGAATTTGATTTCGTGATTATTGACTGTCCCCCTTCTCTTTCTATCTTCACGGTAAACAGCCTAGTCGCCGCCAACTATGTCCTCATCCCACTCCAGGCAGAAAAATTCTCAATGGATGGAATTATGGGATTACAACAAACCATTTCCTCAATCAAAAAGAGGATCAATCCTGACCTAGAAATTTTAGGTGCCCTCATCACCCAACTCAAACCACAGACTTTGCTTACCAAAACCATCCTCCCAGTTTTGACCAAATACTTCCGTATCTTTGAACATACGATCTCTGATGGGGTGGCCATCGGGGAAAGCCACCTGGCAAAAAAATCTGTCTTTGACTACAACAAGACTTCACGCCAGTCCCAAGAGTATGAAGGTTTTATTGAGGAGGTTTTAAATGAGCTTAAAAAGTAA
- a CDS encoding helix-turn-helix domain-containing protein — MPSQAISLLASDKTGKDWMDSVLPILWERLCTELGLSSGVVVLKIEEEDSFYESASFGYGEDGFYYSFLNRDSLHWEELMRSQEPVFFSGTEFELFGKKTNAIAIRIRSGQKEIGFLLVEIEESYALPVSIFLSLLAEKVGNEWGRTQELPVVKVDSYSENSHFLYRKEIPNLELATKEFSKQKILTILGPSGSGKKTLAKWIHQSALPGAPILVIESLPDHFGKLEKALALWGSESRQGSIVLTGIQSLNLGQQQILLDWWSKSGYSGSLFLLGPEGMGQELLPEFERFLQKNSLVLPSLRFLPKAKLQTLVQAIFEELCNSQNRLGLHLGAMSLQELISRSYSENFTDLRNAILTGILTCRSNQVEPSDLEPGKSKMDLEIPDAEDLDLRRGTEALERQKILLAMRIFSGNQIRMAKALGISRGSLQYKMKQLGLM, encoded by the coding sequence ATGCCTTCTCAAGCCATTTCCCTGCTTGCCTCAGACAAAACAGGCAAGGATTGGATGGATTCTGTCCTTCCAATTTTGTGGGAAAGGTTATGTACTGAGTTAGGTCTTTCTTCCGGTGTGGTGGTTTTAAAAATAGAGGAAGAGGATTCCTTTTATGAATCAGCTAGTTTTGGTTATGGGGAAGATGGCTTTTATTATTCATTTTTAAACCGTGATTCATTGCATTGGGAAGAGTTGATGCGCTCCCAAGAGCCCGTCTTTTTCTCTGGCACTGAGTTTGAATTGTTTGGTAAAAAGACAAATGCTATAGCCATTCGGATTCGGTCTGGGCAAAAAGAGATAGGTTTCCTTCTTGTGGAAATAGAAGAATCTTATGCTCTCCCGGTGAGTATCTTTCTTAGCCTTCTCGCGGAAAAGGTAGGAAATGAATGGGGTAGAACTCAAGAGCTACCCGTCGTCAAAGTGGACTCATATTCTGAAAATTCGCATTTTTTATACCGTAAGGAAATTCCCAATTTAGAGCTGGCAACCAAAGAATTTTCGAAGCAGAAAATCTTAACCATTCTCGGTCCTTCCGGTTCAGGGAAGAAAACCTTGGCGAAATGGATCCACCAATCTGCATTGCCTGGTGCTCCCATCCTCGTTATTGAATCCTTACCTGACCACTTTGGAAAATTGGAAAAAGCTTTGGCCCTTTGGGGAAGTGAGTCACGACAAGGAAGTATAGTTCTTACGGGGATTCAAAGTTTGAATTTGGGGCAGCAGCAAATCCTCCTCGATTGGTGGTCGAAGTCCGGATATTCTGGGTCCTTATTTTTGCTCGGCCCTGAAGGAATGGGGCAAGAATTGTTACCAGAATTTGAAAGATTTTTGCAAAAAAATTCGTTGGTACTACCATCCCTTAGGTTCCTTCCCAAAGCAAAATTGCAAACTTTGGTTCAAGCGATATTTGAAGAATTATGTAATTCTCAGAACCGATTGGGTTTGCATTTAGGGGCTATGAGTTTGCAGGAATTGATATCAAGATCTTATTCGGAAAATTTTACAGATTTAAGGAATGCCATTTTAACTGGGATTCTGACCTGCAGGTCAAACCAGGTGGAGCCTTCAGATTTGGAGCCTGGAAAATCCAAGATGGATTTGGAGATTCCCGATGCAGAAGATTTAGACTTGCGGCGTGGAACCGAGGCCTTAGAAAGGCAGAAGATTCTGCTTGCCATGCGAATCTTTTCGGGCAACCAAATCCGGATGGCAAAGGCCTTGGGCATTTCGAGGGGATCCCTCCAATATAAAATGAAACAACTTGGTTTAATGTAA
- a CDS encoding phosphatidylinositol phospholipase yields MSQPKRVAFQKFLNAMRKLSTEVNDSEICKRLEILMATSKDDLPLALVNQLLQDAKNFDPKAIHEPYTQYVRHFIYMVKRNGRVPSDLLSGEEDRSSENSGSKSARKQSDAGSTKSKRTTPKSATSVKKAKTSSKINPKKA; encoded by the coding sequence ATGTCTCAGCCGAAGCGAGTTGCCTTCCAAAAATTTCTCAATGCTATGCGAAAACTCTCTACCGAAGTCAATGACTCGGAGATCTGCAAACGATTGGAAATTCTTATGGCGACCAGTAAAGACGACTTACCTTTGGCCCTCGTCAACCAACTCTTACAGGATGCTAAAAACTTCGACCCTAAAGCCATCCACGAACCTTACACCCAGTATGTCCGACATTTCATCTACATGGTCAAACGGAATGGAAGAGTTCCCAGTGACCTATTGTCAGGGGAAGAGGACAGATCTTCTGAAAATTCTGGCTCCAAGTCTGCTAGAAAGCAGTCAGATGCCGGTAGCACAAAATCCAAACGCACTACCCCTAAATCCGCGACTTCTGTAAAAAAGGCAAAAACCTCCTCTAAAATAAACCCTAAAAAGGCCTAA
- a CDS encoding MBOAT family O-acyltransferase — MIKNGQLSANNRNFSRLFAVIYLIIISCIFYCFWHPVYFLLLFWVAVFDFTVSRCLWGVRSLGIRRFLLFVSLANSLGILFFFKYGHFIAENWANIFGLVPASPDFWNQWLLPVGISFYTFQSISYVVDVYQKELEPESNFFSYLLFLCFFPQLVAGPIVTAKSFLPQIRRPLPFLRIPIFFATFLILLGLFKKMVLADHLAETSDFVFVRPADMATKGLWIGMFSYSLQIYCDFSGYTDIAQGAALLFGFRLPENFRMPYLSAGFSEFWTRWHISLSQWLKKYIYISLGGNRIGRVFTYRNLFLVMAIGGLWHGASWNFVIWGGCHGILLILERWVTIQFPYRLPSYLRPVRILGTFLFVSFLWIFFRSTDITSSLCYLQGLFIKKEGFSLPYTFEMNFLYCGFVILLGHIWASFYFKDNKQLLDGFRKWENSLGKVAIFGVLAAISLVLIILFSADSKPFVYFVF; from the coding sequence ATGATTAAAAATGGGCAACTAAGTGCTAATAATCGGAACTTTAGTAGGTTATTTGCTGTCATTTATTTGATTATAATTAGCTGTATTTTTTACTGTTTTTGGCACCCAGTCTATTTTCTCCTTCTTTTTTGGGTGGCGGTTTTCGATTTCACTGTTTCTAGATGTCTTTGGGGTGTACGGTCCTTGGGGATACGCCGATTTCTTTTGTTTGTTTCTTTAGCAAATAGCCTAGGGATCTTGTTTTTCTTTAAATATGGTCATTTTATTGCTGAAAATTGGGCAAATATTTTTGGCTTAGTCCCTGCTTCTCCCGATTTTTGGAACCAATGGTTGCTTCCGGTAGGGATTTCCTTTTACACCTTTCAGTCTATATCCTACGTTGTGGACGTATACCAGAAAGAACTAGAGCCAGAGAGCAATTTTTTCTCCTATTTGTTGTTTCTTTGTTTTTTCCCCCAGCTGGTAGCAGGTCCCATCGTAACGGCAAAGTCCTTTTTGCCCCAAATTCGCAGACCGCTTCCCTTCCTTAGGATCCCTATTTTCTTTGCAACCTTTCTGATTTTGTTAGGCCTTTTTAAAAAAATGGTTTTGGCAGACCATTTGGCCGAAACTTCTGATTTTGTTTTTGTTCGACCAGCGGACATGGCAACCAAGGGACTTTGGATTGGGATGTTTTCTTACTCCTTACAAATCTATTGTGATTTTTCAGGATACACCGATATTGCCCAAGGCGCGGCACTTCTCTTTGGGTTTCGGTTGCCAGAGAATTTTAGGATGCCCTACCTTTCGGCAGGATTTTCCGAATTTTGGACTCGCTGGCATATTTCCCTTTCCCAGTGGCTGAAAAAATACATTTATATTTCGCTTGGGGGAAATCGTATTGGCAGGGTTTTTACATACAGGAATTTATTTTTAGTGATGGCCATTGGTGGCCTTTGGCACGGTGCTTCCTGGAATTTTGTCATCTGGGGGGGCTGTCATGGGATATTACTCATTTTGGAAAGATGGGTAACAATTCAGTTCCCATATAGACTTCCCTCCTATTTGCGGCCCGTTCGAATCTTGGGAACTTTTCTTTTTGTAAGTTTTCTTTGGATTTTTTTTCGAAGCACGGATATTACTTCCTCCCTGTGCTACCTACAGGGACTTTTTATCAAAAAAGAGGGTTTTTCACTTCCGTATACTTTTGAAATGAATTTTCTTTACTGCGGTTTTGTAATTTTGTTAGGCCATATTTGGGCTAGTTTTTATTTTAAAGACAACAAGCAATTGTTAGATGGTTTTCGAAAATGGGAAAATTCCTTAGGAAAAGTGGCTATTTTTGGTGTTTTGGCTGCAATTTCTCTCGTTTTGATAATTTTGTTTTCTGCCGATAGTAAGCCGTTTGTGTATTTTGTATTTTAG